A region from the Branchiostoma floridae strain S238N-H82 chromosome 9, Bfl_VNyyK, whole genome shotgun sequence genome encodes:
- the LOC118422214 gene encoding cytochrome P450 2U1-like, with translation MGTTILEDKIQEECRHFCSTLRLLVGQPVELRDRLETSVSNIIVSMAVGKRFEYGDPKFGRLQALAERINVTFYKLYIVNCFPVLRFLPGFWKMYNELMNLTAELYNYIREHIGQHGNTAPDEIRDFIDAFNKTKQGFLPDMTLTYLIADLFSAGTETSSLTLCWGFLYLTAYPDVQEKIQAELDRVVGRDRPPAFSDRVNLPYTEATIMEIQRIATIIPLLPHRTSDDTTLLGYDIPAGTNVFVNLWDLHMDPSRWPDPHRFDPARFLGENGRLLAHDAFMPFSTGYRRCWGEQMGKMELFLFLANTLQQFTLKLPEGAEPDFHGISTAFIYPRPFSLIVTNRE, from the exons ATGGGGACTACCATCCTAGAGGACAAGATTCAGGAGGAGTGTCGTCACTTCTGCAGCACACTGCGGCTTCTAGTGGGACAGCCTGTGGAACTCAGGGATCGTCTGGAAACTTCTGTGTCTAACATCATCGTCTCCATGGCGGTAGGGAAGAGGTTTGAGTACGGAGACCCGAAATTTGGTCGTTTGCAAGCACTTGCTGAACGGATCAATGTGACATTCTATAAACTATACATCGTAAACTGTTTCCCTGTGCTCCGCTTCTTGCCGGGCTTCTGGAAAATGTACAACGAATTGATGAATCTGACAGCAGAACTCTACAACTACATCCGTGAGCACATCGGTCAGCACGGAAACACAGCACCGGATGAAATCCGGGACTTTATCGACGCCttcaacaagacaaaacagGGCTTCCTGCCCGACATGACTCTGACGTACTTAATCGCTGATTTGTTTTCCGCGGGAACAGAAACCTCTTCCCTTACCTTATGCTGGGGTTTTCTGTACCTCACGGCGTATCCTGACGTACAGGAGAAGATTCAAGCCGAGCTGGACAGGGTTGTTGGGCGGGATCGTCCTCCAGCCTTCAGCGACAGGGTCAACCTGCCGTACACGGAGGCCACCATCATGGAGATCCAGCGCATCGCCACTATCATCCCACTCCTCCCACATCGCACGTCCGACGACACTACCTTGCTCGGGTACGACATTCCTGCAGGTACAAACGTGTTCGTGAACCTGTGGGACCTCCACATGGACCCGAGCCGCTGGCCGGACCCACACAGGTTCGACCCCGCCAGGTTCCTGGGCGAGAACGGGCGGCTACTGGCACACGACGCCTTCATGCCGTTTTCAACAG GATATCGCAGGTGTTGGGGTGAACAGATGGGGAAGATGGAGTTATTCTTGTTTCTCGCCAACACCCTACAACAGTTCACCCTGAAGTTACCGGAGGGTGCAGAGCCTGATTTCCACGGCATCAGCACTGCTTTCATCTACCCTCGTCCATTCAGCCTTATTGTAACTAATCGGGAGTAG